In Cinclus cinclus chromosome 1, bCinCin1.1, whole genome shotgun sequence, the sequence CAAGAGTCCTGCTGGGAAGAGATTTTGTCACGTGTGTGCTGGCATGGAACGGCGCCTCCGGTTTTAGGCCCAGGAGAGAACGGAGTCAAATCCTTGGGTGTAGTAGGGAATGGGCTTGTGTCACGTTTTAGAAGGTGTCTGCAAGGTCCCTGATTCCTACATGAGACTTGCTGGTTCCTAGTGGTGAcctatttgctaagaaaggttTTGTGCCCATTCCCATCCACCCTAACGGCCTGTTCCTTCCTAGAAATGTGCTGGGTGAGGGTGTGAGAGCACTGGAATGCAAAAAGAAGCAGAGTCATCTCAGACTTGGATGCAACAGAACTTTATTGAGGCAGAAGattgaaaagacaaaagaaagaagtggAAGGCATTAAGGGAGGTGGAAGCAGGGCAGCCGTCAGCTAAGGTGCTTGGCTTGCAGGAGGTGTTGCCATAGTGTCAAATTCCCTGCCAGGAACGGTAGTGAGGTCCCTTAGCAGTTGTAGCCACCCCTTCTGCCGTAGCAGCCCAGGCCTCCCAGCCCATAGCCATAGCCCAGCCCGTAGCCAAGGCCGAAGCCAAATCCACCAGAGatgggctgtccctgggcattGAGTTCAGTGCCAACGGCAGCCGAGGAGGTGGATCCGACGACGGTgttctgggggaaggaggtCATGATGGGTCCTGGCAGGGTGACCAGCACGGGGGAAGGGTTGATGATGACGCGGGAGTCCTGGCattgcagggcacagggctcgttgcagctgttggccagcgggGTGGGTCCGCAGGGTTGGCAGCAGGCCATGGTTGTGGTGCGGAGGGTCCCTGGAAGAGAGGGGTGTGAGGCAGGGCACGGCTGTTGTGTGTTAGGGCTGGTGATGCAGGAGGATGAGGGAGTGTGGAGGCTGttgtggggctgtggggaggggtGAGGGCTGCTGAGGCTGAGCATGCTGGAAGAGAGGGGTCAGGGGTGCGGGTGCAGGAGGGTCAGGGTTTTGAGGCTTACCTTGTTGTCAGCGCTGGAACAGAAGGTGTGAAGAGAAGAATGTGCGGGAGAGAAGCTCTGGGCCGGCTTTTATTCTGCTCCCAGAGGGGTGGGATTGCTTTGGTCCCATGGCCTTGGGGCATTGTGTGAGCTGCACCTGTCACCTGACACAGCCTAGTGAGTCAACAGGAGAGAAGTGCTTTCCTTCGCACCACTGCGCCGTGTCACGTCCTGCTCTTGAGACCATGTCCATCTGTCCTTGGCGGCAGCTTTAAAGCGCGTGTCGGTATTTGGGAGGATTGGCATGGAAGATGTGTGTCTGAAAAGCCAGAATATGCAGCAAAAGCCTAGGAGAAATATGCGT encodes:
- the LOC134051092 gene encoding feather beta keratin-like, encoding MACCQPCGPTPLANSCNEPCALQCQDSRVIINPSPVLVTLPGPIMTSFPQNTVVGSTSSAAVGTELNAQGQPISGGFGFGLGYGLGYGYGLGGLGCYGRRGGYNC